Proteins co-encoded in one Paenarthrobacter ureafaciens genomic window:
- a CDS encoding M50 family metallopeptidase produces the protein MTQTPVDSSSVPGIWWSAVVRGFTDVHTTTVPLPVLLAIIGGATLLSLPRLTWRWFGLYVTFVHELGHAYAALMTGRFVHSLRIGLDHSGRLVSSGRSAFGAAWSGFWGYPAPAVVGLALIAAFSAGRAGAAMSVGAVILLVSLIFLRNLTGILVAVISAGVAQLLLVFADPGTVNYVVLALGIALSVGAVRDLFKLAGVHTRHRSRIQSSDAWILARTTGAPAFVWLSAFTVVISASVLVSGWLLWGMLDFVRP, from the coding sequence GTGACTCAAACCCCTGTCGATTCTTCCAGCGTGCCCGGAATATGGTGGTCGGCCGTTGTCCGTGGTTTTACGGACGTCCACACCACAACGGTGCCGTTGCCGGTTCTCCTGGCCATTATCGGCGGCGCGACGCTGCTGAGTCTTCCCCGTCTCACGTGGCGCTGGTTCGGCCTTTATGTCACGTTTGTCCATGAACTCGGCCACGCCTACGCCGCCCTGATGACAGGCCGCTTCGTCCACAGCCTCCGGATCGGACTGGACCACTCCGGCCGGCTCGTCAGCAGTGGACGCAGCGCGTTCGGAGCCGCGTGGTCCGGTTTTTGGGGGTATCCCGCACCTGCCGTTGTGGGGCTGGCCCTGATCGCCGCCTTCTCTGCGGGCCGGGCCGGAGCCGCCATGTCCGTCGGCGCTGTGATCCTCTTGGTCTCCTTGATCTTCCTCCGTAACCTGACAGGCATCCTGGTTGCCGTCATCAGCGCGGGAGTAGCCCAGCTGCTGCTGGTGTTCGCCGACCCCGGGACAGTGAACTACGTCGTGCTTGCCCTCGGCATCGCGCTGTCCGTGGGGGCCGTGCGGGACCTCTTCAAACTGGCCGGGGTGCACACCCGTCACAGGTCGCGGATCCAGTCCTCTGACGCGTGGATCCTGGCCAGAACCACGGGAGCACCGGCGTTTGTCTGGTTGAGCGCCTTTACGGTTGTTATCTCGGCAAGTGTGCTGGTGTCCGGCTGGTTGTTGTGGGGCATGCTGGATTTTGTGCGTCCCTAG